The stretch of DNA AAACATTGTCATACTAAACATAATGTGCATATATTACTCTTCCCAAGAGTTTGTACTACGAAACTTATGGGAGTTTCAAACAGTCTAAAGCATAGAACATTTCATCTAGTCACTCAAAGCTGAAAAATCAAAGGGATGGCTCTTTTCCGTGAAAattatgagatgttatatgaaGTTCACATACCAATCAGTGAGATAAAGATTGTAAAAGAGGGAGAGAAAAAGAATGCTAACACTACTCTATTCTGAGTATGAGAGATTATCATCGCTACTACATCTCCTATCTTTGAGAAATTATCATAGCTGCCTCAATCTTCTATAATTATTTCTTCAAAGCATATCTCCTAGATGAAAAAGCTTGGCCCTTTCACAAAAAGGGTTTGGGTAGAATCAGTAGTACAGGTTTTTTAAACTTTCTACATAAAGTCCACACTCCTTACTACCTTTTTAAAGATCTATACATTTAGCAAAGATAAAgcaaatgtataaattttaagaGAACATGGAAACTGTAAAGCTAAGTATTAacttgtctaaaatcatgcTACCTgtgttcttagtttcttaacCTCCTGGCTGAGGCTCTCGTTTGTTCTTTTGGCATCATCTACAACAATCTTTGGTGATGTAAGTCCTCCAAGAGTTGGAGTTGGTGTTGTAGAACGAGGGGGGCTGGGCCGCCTTGAAATTGGAGATGTTGCTCGAGAAACAATTCTTGATCCGGGAACAGAAGCTGAGAAGAACTTCTTGGATGACCCAAAAACTGGATTAAAAGACTTGGAAATATTAAGAGCTCCCCATTGTGAACTTCCATTTGGAATAGGTGAGACCCGACTGCTATTAAATTCCAGTTTCTTGTTCTTCTTTGAAGACCGAGTTTCCACTTGCTTCAAGGATTCCATAGAAGAAAACCTAGCAAGTTGTGTTCGAGATCTTGAATCCAACCTCTCATCTTTATCAATGAACTCATTTGACCCCTGATTGATACTACCTCTTCTGCTCACAGAAGACTGAGATGAAGCATCagtttcaatattttttcttagtttGTTAAAACAACTATCACAAACACGATATGGTTTGTTGGGGTTTGGTGCCATGGAAGCCTTAAGAGACTTCTTACTGCTGCATGAATGGCAGAAAACAAGTCCACAATTATAACAATTATGGCgttttcttttgaaattaaACGGTAGACGGCAACCAGAACACATAGATTGATCGATTCCTGACACCCACTTATGAAGACAAATAGCTGCAGTAAAATTAGTGCCACAAGCAATGCTTCTAACTTGCTTGTCTTTCAAGGCTTCAACTAAGGTAGGTGAATTTCGATCATCTATGTCCCCATGACCTAAACGACCATTTGCTCCCTTTCCCCAAGTGTAAACTTCAGTTCTTGAAGTCAAAACAGCAACATGATAAGCACCACAAGCTATTTCATCTACAAAACTCTTGGAAAGTTTACCTTCTACACGGGTTGGAAGCTTTCCATCAGCTTGAGGATTTCCCAACTGGCCACAAAATGGACTGCCCATCGTATAGACATGGCCTGATGTTGTAAGCGCAACTGTCAAACTATGTCCACAGGCAACTCGACAAAAATTTGGTTCAACAAGAGCAGCAACACAAGTAGGCACAAGCCTTGCTTCCTTGTCGCCATGACCAAGACGACCTTTATCACCATCTCCCCAAGTGAACAGCTTTCCTGAAGAACAGTTACTAGAACTTGAGTTTCCAACCATGACTTCCACAACGGCAGCAGTATGCCAAACACCACAAGCCGCTCGCACAGTACGGAGCCCCTTCAGGGACTCCACTTCTCTGGGTAAAGATACACTCATCCTATCTCCATGGCCCAAAACACCAAAAGTTCCATCACCAAAAGTGAACAATTGTCCAGCAGATGTCACAACAGCAGTGTGCCAGGGTCCGCAAGAGATAGACGACACATGAATGCCTTCCAAAGGACCGTTAACTCTTTTTGGCATCCAATGACTCACTTCATTTCCATGGCCAAGAAGACCAAAATTGTAAGTACCATCCCCCCACGTGTACAAATCACCAGAAAGAGTTACAGCACATGTGTGATACTCACCACAAGCTACAAGCTCAATGTTTGTATTACTTAAGGCATCAATAAGTTTTGGGTAAAATACATCAGAATCTACACCATGGCCAAGCCTGCCTCCAGATTCCTCACCCCAGGAGAAAACTTCACCTTGCTTTGTAACCAAAGAAGCATGTCTTCCACCACATGCGATGTGATGAACATCAAGGACTACTGCAGATTCTAAGGCTTTGGGCAAAAACGAATCCATTTTTCCTGCAAAAGTATTTCCAACTCTATGCATCCCACCACCCAAAACACCATCCCCTGTGCCCTCCCCCCAAATGAAAACGTCTCCCAAGGCATCACCATCATCATGACCAGAACCTTGGCTTGATGAACTAACAGCACTTGATAGACTGACTCTAAAAGCATCCATCTGCATTGCCTTCATATGACCATGCACACTATCTGAGCCTCCTGAAGACAAAGAATGGACTGAAGCACTTGCAGAATCAGAAGGGAAGAAACCCTTGGGAGGAACAGCAAATTGTATCACATCTGATAATGCCTTATCCAGACCATTTTTTGGAGGACTTTCATATGGACTATGGAGGCGAAGGTGATCTGAACCATCCTGGATTAGATAGACAGAAAAGTTAGATTAACAATCTTTTTTGTTTTGACCAGAAGTTACTTCATTTAATAGGCAAACAAAACACAGTCAATTGAGTACCCTTGCAAAGCAAAACAAGACCAAGCTCAAAACCTAATAATAAAAGGAGGACCTAAACTAGAAGAAAGGGGGCCTCCATAACACATAATTGTGGTACATTTAACTAAGTCACAGACTGCATATTTAGCTCAAAGGAAAACAGGGAAAAGATCTTTCACCTTCTGTAAGCTATCATTACTACCGAAGGGAGAATGCAAAGGAGAACTCCTCCTCGTGTATGTTCTAGGACTATTTGCCTCTGATGGGATTCCATCACTCCTAGACTCATTTCTCCATTTTCGATGATGACCACGGGATATCAATGCTTTTAAACCACTAAACCATACTTcagcttcatctttatctttGCAAATCTAGAAGAATGATAACAAGAGAATACAGTAAAGTTTAAGATGAGTTATCTAAAAACTAAAACCATACAGCAGTAATCAGGTCAGATAAGAACACATTTATTACCAAGTCCAGTGATCTATCATTATAGATAAGAGAAAATGACTGATACTCCTTCTCCGGCCGTGGATACCTTTGAAAGATTGGCTGGAAAAGGTGTAGACAgattaaattaaattactaccaaacaaaaaaaaaatcatcattcATAAGAAGTTGACATCTGTTAAGGGAAGAATGAAATTGTGACAATGTAACACCTGTACAAGCACATGCTAAAAGATAAGAAAAGTATGCATACAAACATGATTGCTAAACACCCAACTACACAAGCCACAATATCTGATTAGAGCAGCTACTAGATTGATGAGAGAGCAAATGTTGCAAACCTAGAAAAATAGAAGTGTCCAACCAACTCATTGGGCATATTAAAGATCTTACTCAAATTAGCATTTTGTATCTGTCCTCACCTTTCTCAGTACAAAATGATCATGGTTGGTCAAGTTTCCAAATTTTatcagatttcatatttaatggATGAACACAATAGCTAAGCAATCTGTATCACATACTACAATGTAGAGGTGTAAAGAAGTTTGGTAACAGGTCACCAACTTCTGTTATTTACTAGTACAATGAATGTCAATCTTCATCCTCATCCACAACCATACCAATTCATTTAGAAATAACAGAGAAGAACCAGATGCTGTTAGCATCCACAAGTAGACAAACCTAAACAAAGGATTAGAAAATGAAGAAAGATTTGAAGAATAAAACATGTATCCGATAATAACAACCAGGGTGTATTTCAAATGTTTCTACCAATTTTAAAGTATCTGCTATTTTTAGAGAGGAGAATATAAATAAGAAAAGACTCCAACATTcataaattttgttgaaaacaCATTACTTAATAATGTAGAGATAATCAAAGCATATATATGAACAAATCTCTCCTCTTTAAGTTACTATCACCCAAGAAAGACACTTACGGTGCGTTGCCCTGATATAATTCTAGAAACATGGCTCAGTTTAAGATGTTTCTCCTCCTTCCCAGAGAACCATATTAAAACAGACTCATCCTGAAAGCAACAAACCCCAAAAATAAGAATTACAAGTTTTAGTGGAACAATGTATAAATCTTGCTCTGCAACTAACCACAATAGCATAATTGCACACAAATTTAATACAGGGTAAAATAGCATGTCATTGAGCTCAATAGTTATTTTCAAAGTCATGATGTATTTGTCCTCAAATTGTGTACGCTCTGGCTTTTCATGTGCTGAAGTCAGGGTAATACAAATATCACGAATATTGGATAGTATTATGGGAATAGACAAAAGACTACAAATAGAAACATTTTCACGTGTGTATTGAGGATGATAATTATCATTTGAAatgaaatataattacaaaCATAATATGATTATAAACTAATAGAAATAGTTTATAACAATATCCTACGCATTTTTAagaaattctaaataatttattgtaccGAAATAGGGCTCAAATTGTTTGTTGCACATGTATCCGTCATTTTTAACAAGTAAATTGTTTGAATCCTGATTTTGGCACAAtaaattcttcaaaaaaaaaaaaattggaaaggtGCGGAATATCTATTATAATTTATGTACACATTCATATACAAAGTTGGGATTATAACTATCATGGAGCAAAAAATGAGGGGATGCACCAGTAGTGCCATTTTCAGAGGAACTACTaaagaattttccaaaaatatataaaatagagGACCTATATCAGCCAACCTAcataacatataacatacaataTTAAGTTTGAAAATATCTCATAAACATATCTTTGAAAAGAGATCCACTGTAATATCacgtttttttttaatgttcaaatgtatattattttattgcatGAGAAGAAACAGTAAAAAACATATATCCAGGATATATAATGGACACAGTAAAATTAACAAAATCATCCAAACATTTCTTAATATTTTGGAGAAATTTTGAAGGAAATAATTTTAcaccataataataattataataataaattatttttccttacatGAGCAATATATCAATCCATTATACCAATATTTTAATTCGAGCGATTTGAGGATTATGACATTTGTAATCTTCTTCGGTGGAAGTGTAACCTAGGAAGATGCATTTGTGGAATCAAAGAACACACTTAGTACGATGAAGACCTAGCTTATGAGCATAGTTCCATAGGAGGTACATTCAAATGTTTTTTAGTAGATTTGAGAAAAGATGAGTATTATGATAAGAATGAAGAAGAGAGACAAGGTGATGCTTTAATACTCAAAAGGCATTCAGCTAATAAGATATGTCGCAATTAGGATAACTGCCCCCAGGATTGCTTTGGAACATAAGTTATAAAAATAAAGGACCAGGCTACTTCAAAGTGTCAATTTTCCCTTAGCATTATGGACGCTGATCAAATGAGATAAGTAACGATCATTAATGGGTTCGACCAATCTTAGCTTCCTCCAAGTAACGATCATTGAATTTCCAAAATCCCATTTGGAATAGGCAAACACTACTGGGAAAGGCATCAGTGAAGTATTACGGGCATACTTTTCCATGTAGATACAAGGTCATTAACCGTGACCAATATAGGAAATTAAGGCCATTTAGATTGTGAATGGTGATTTGAAGAGAAGGAATATCAATGGATAAAGATGCTGAAATAGTGTTGAAAGAGTATGAGAAATAGAAGAGTTGTCTACTTTGGTGGTTTGTTCACTACTTTTGGCCATTGTTAAGGAATGAAGAAAAGGATTCTCCAGCTATGGGTTAAATTAGGAAAAGTGCTCATGCCTATCAGTAGGCCATTCTACAACACATCTCTGTAGAGGAAAAATAAGAACTATCTAAACCTAGACTTAAGGAATCTAACTAAGAAACAAGAAgtaagaaattaaatttaaataataaaacagaTTTAGTTATTTTCTTTGGAAGATATTTccgaaaatttaaattattaaaatacatATCTTCCAACACAAATCATAGTTGCAAGAAGAGTCGTTATTGTATTCGAGGATACCTATCTCTTCTTTCTGATATTCAAAATAAAGGCTTGTTTCTATCAAATAACAAATAGCAAATAGTAATAATGACTAACCAGGGGAAACAACTCACGTATATACTTACTGCTGGAAGAAAAAAGAACGTAATAAAACATAACAAAGAAAAGTTCAGAAACATGATAGCATTTGAAGTAGAACATCAAGAATAAACTTACATTAGAAAGACGAAAGGGACAAAACTTGGGTTTCCCTCTTCTCCCATACTTGAGCAAGCATGCTCCTTTCTTCAAGGCAGTAATGGCCTGTCGTATAGAAAATCACATTCGTAATTTATGCATATTCATCATTTTTGCACATGGAGAAGAAACTAGAAGCAAACATATTAGTGACGACTAACGAAGTAATAATGACAATAGCAAGTTATTTGTACTGCAAATTAAATACAAATAGTCAAGATCACTATGAAAACAAAGAGTATTGCGGAGTATTACCATGGGCAAGAGCTACAAGAGATTCAACATATTAGAATTATTACATTTAAATGTTATACCATAAACTTTGGCTATTTCTTACTCGTTAAATGTctttttactattattatttgagCTATTTTTGTGGCAATACTATTGTATAATTGGAACAAATTTCCTCTTACTCAGTCTTGTATCCTGATTAATGAAAACTCCATTTGGTGAAACAATAACCCATAATAGGAAATCATTTTGATTAAATATACAGGTAGGTAGGGAGCTATACAATATCACTGATATCAGATTCCTGAACAATCATGCAtgagaaatataatttttaccAAATAACGAAGGCACAAAAGTCAGCACAAATTAAAAGAACAAAGGTTTAATATCTAAGAGTGGCCTAGCATCAAGTATTTTCAGGCTCTTGCAATAACTTAATCTGTGTCACCGCACTCCCTAATAAACAAAGAATCACAATTTAATTCTTCAAACTTAACATATCACAGAAAGCAATATAGCTAACCGCCCTAGATGGCAACCAAAGGATAGAATTTATGTCACCAGAATCAACAAAAGTTACATTTGGAAAAGCGAAATGACCAATTAAATTGAGGTTTACAGTATCTTCTTCACTGATTTAAACGATTTCTATAATGTAAAATATCAAGCTACCGACATTTGCATCCAAACAGGCAAAGAACAAAAACAATCcgtaaatgaatatgaatattaCCTGCTCAATATCCCTCTCAACGGGACCAGTCCTGCTAAGATCCGAAGCCATTCTATCCGTCCGCGACATTACGCGATAAAGCGTGTTTTTCAGTGAAAATAAAACCCTAAATCTAAAACCGAATTTGGGAAAGAGACATGCTCAATGCCGAACACCGCCATTTAATCATCAATCACTAGCTGAAACTCCAACTCAAACCCTGAATTGGCACACGCAAACGGTCCCCAATCGTCAAAAACGCCCGAATCAGCCAACATAACCACTCGTTTCGGACTCGAATTCGCCCAGCTACAGCTTCCAAAACTGTTCTAACACTGTAAAGCCGAAAAAGACTTCGAATCGCTGAATGAAAAAGGTAAAGCCTAGTGCGGCTAAActgaagaaagaaaggaaaaaaaaaatatggaaaaccCTGAGCTGAACGATCAGTGAGGCTTCCGAACTGCGAAAATTTCAAAAGTGGAAGCGAAAGAGATGAGATTGAGTGAGTCCACTGATTCCGATAATTCCGGAAAGCAAGCACAAAATCGTTGAGTTGTTGAGTCGCCGAGTTACCGAGTCACTGAGCTCGAGAGCGAGAATCTGGGCAAGAAAGTACGTGAAAAGGTGGGAAAATCTAGGAAAACTATGATCTGATTATCAGTTgcagaagagagagagagaaagagaggtatttttttttccacCTAGAGAGTGGtggaatttttttaatttttgtttttattgttattgtaaagagaaagaaagaaagaaagaaataaagcaaaaataaatggattttaataaaaaaaaacaattataaataataaataataatattaataataaatggtTGTATCTTCGTCGTTTATGGCTGCGagctgaaaataaaaatataaaaggaaAGCAAAAGAGAAGAGGAAAAGGATAATGGCCGTCGTTTTACGTTTAATTTCCATATTGACACTTCTCTTTTAAACCCATAataattcttcttcttcttcttcttcttctcccactTACATATTTGCTgtccattttctttttctttttctttttctttttcttttgtgtcCTGTCAGTGTCAGCTTCTTAACaaaaattggaagaaaaaaaaataattagtttgataatgactttttatttatttatttatttattattaatttatggttagttttaattttaattttatccaGGTGATTTAAGTTGTATGAATCAGTAtcacactcaaaaaaaaaattatgaatcgACCATTGGCTCCATATTTCTTTCCTTAAAAAGAAGGATTgaattcatatttttttcctCTCAAAACGACCTTATTTCCTTCCTTTTCATTAATtagattcaatttttatttttaattcaattttagttattcccaaaaaaaaaaattacttcatattctatttttttaactttttttttttaatttacggtttgaatttttaaagtagttgcagcactagttgcaataggagtttctatacgaATTATATACAATTTAGATTGCAGCGCTGGTTGCAATAGGAATTTCTATGTAcaattctgtaaaaataaaaaaataaaaaaaataaaaaaaacatattcacaaaataattaatttaaacttaTTGTACAATCTAATTGAATTTCTAAAGTGCACTATAtgtaaaaatattcaaaataaatgGTGGCTAGTTAAGGCCCTTATTAAAGCTTAATGAAGAGAGTAATTGTCCCTCAATAGTAAAGTGATGAAGTATTGGCCTTTGACGCCTAGGTCACAAGGGACGTCGTGGTGGTCATTGTTTAGCTTGAACAGGTTTAGAATGCTCCAAAGTACCTCATTATTCTCGAATATCCATGAATTTTAATGAATTTCTCCAATTATTTTCCAATGAACTAGGACCTTAATTCATGGATAGGTTTTATTGCTAGGTTTTGATAGATTTATTGCTCTTGATATTCTTGAATAGGTTTTATTAGGGCTGAACATTTTGAACGggtttgacccgaacccgagcaACCCGCCCGAACCCGAACTAGTGAACCCGcaaaaaatttttttaaaaaaagtttcgggcgggttgggttcaacccggtacccttcgggtgggttggcgggttgagattttaggggtaccgggtttcgggttgaacccgcgaacccgcccgccaacccggtttataaatatattatatatattttttttattactctttatatatatatatatataatatggactttagatttttatggactatggatattggatatggatgtattttgaaatattttagttttcacttttatcatgattcatgaacatgaatatgaagtttggtttgaatctttgataaataggttgtttgtttgttggttggattgattatgtatttttttcttcaataatagatactatgaacaaattgttatattatatatgcttaatttaataaataaaaaaaataattatttgaataaaaaattaattttttttaaagagttgaccgagttgactgagttgaccgggtcaacccgccaacccgctaaACCCGACCAaccgaaacccgccaacccgtgacccgccaacccgccaacccatgccctattcgggtccgggttcggtttcaattttttgaacccgaaacccgtgaacccgaaacccgccaacccgaaacccggtaaaCCCGCCCGATGTTCAGCCCTAGGTTTTATTGCTTTTGATATAATATGTTTTTCCTTTTAAAACacatatttctttctttttcattaattagattaaaattttcttttaattcaattttaattatttttcccccacaataaaaatagatttagttattcttaattttaAACTAAGAGAGttcacaaaataattaatttaaacttaTTGCGCAATCTAATTGAATTTATAAAGTACACTTGTGTGTAcaaatattcaaaataatattcaCACTTCAAAATGGTGGCTAGTCAAGACCCTCACCAAAGCTTTAATGAAGATGGCAACATCACCACTCGATAGTAAGAAACGAGATGATGAAGTATTAGTATTTGAAGCCTAGGTCACAAGGGATGCCGTGGTGATCATTGTTTAGCTTGAAAATGTTTAGAATACTCAAAAGTACCCCGCGTATTCTTAGATCTCCATGAATTCCAATGAATTTCTCcaattatttttcaataaactagGACTTTGATTCTTGGATaggttttattgtttttgataTCCTAAGTTCAACCATGCCCTTGCATTTGAGTTTTAACGATGGTGGGGGTTAAAAAATGCTCGATAAACTCTGGACTGTCGCAATTTTGACGAATTGATTCTCCTAAGTGGCAGAGAGTGAAGTCTTGGGTTTGTGGGGTCTAAGATTTCGACGACTTTTGGTCCTTTTGGTTAGGGGCGCATGGCGCATTGGAAGGTGGTAATAGTTGGCTTGTATGAGCTCAGGAAACATGTTGTGAAATAGACTAACAGGTGGGGAGGGGGTGAGAAAAGAAATCGAGAGTgagagttaaaaaaaataggttATCTAACcgtgtttattaatttaattactaattatttttctttttttctataCCCAATTTtcacaaaagataaattaattatatacacaTTATTATTCTTCCATGAGGGCCCACAAGACAAGAATACACCTTGAAGATATGAAGGCCAAGAGAAAAATTTGACCAAGCAACAAAAGACGAAGTGGAATGCCACGTGGCAAAAAAGATGCCATATGTGACTATTGGCCTAAGGGGTTGTCAATGGTTGCACATCAAGGGTTTTTCTCCTAAGGCTTGTTTCTTCAATATTTCAAGAAAGGGTATTTCACTTTAAAACCCTTATCTAGGGCTGAACATTTAGACCCGCAAACCGAGAAAACCCGACCGCCTGCCCCGGCCCACTAACCAAAAAACCAAAAATTTGAAAACCCGTGTGGTCGGGTCGGGTTCAACCCGAAAATACCCCCACACGAGTTTCGGAATCGGGTAtagtaaattgattttttttcggGTTGTAACCCGTAACTTGAGGAgcaactttaaatttttttttattttattaaaaacttaataatatattaatattaaaaactttttagactttattattcaacaaaaatgACTATTCGAAGCAAACAGTAAACCAAGAGTCACCTCCCTCATGAGTCAGTAAAAATTGTACTGTACAATACAATTGACACAGACTTTATTTTGTACAATAGTGAGTCAGTACAATACAATAGACACAAGCGGTCAAACACAATACAATAGTCACTAGTCAGTACACCAAGAGTCACCTCcctcaagcttcttcttctccaaggacggcgACGGACGGACGACTGCTTCTCTTCTTCGGCGGGGTCGCATCCAAGCGGTGGACAGTCTGGCGTCCCTAACATCCAAGTCCAAAGTAAACTCGTCCGAAAACTTCTTCTTCTCCGAGCCTCGAAGTCCGAGGTGGTGACTTCACCGGCTGGCCTGGCGACTGGCGAGGTAATACGTTGACGATGATGTTGCACTGTCACTGTGTGGTTATGTGTgtgtacattttttttcttccttaacttctttatttatttatttatttctttttgtttgTATGTAATCAGGAACATACAGTATATATACAGTAACAATAGACTATTGGATAGTTGATAGTGGATACATATAGTGGATAGTGGATAGTTTAGTTTAAGTTTTGAATTGAATGTCATTTTTGTaaggaaaacttacaaacaaaaatattaataataaaaaaaatattaattattaaaaaaagtccaactaatgttaaaaaaaatggtatttttaaaaattaaattttatttcatccCGTTAATTAAACATTCGGGCTCAACCCATAGGACCCGAACCCGGCTACACCCAACCCAAAAAAACCTGCCCTGATACCTGGCGCACTCGCATACCCGAAAATTAGGTTCGGTTATGCTTTTCCAAGACCCGAAGCCCGAAAACCCAAAAACCCGACCCATGTGCACCCCTACCCTTATCTGAGAAGAATTTCCACGAGAGGACTAAAATGCTTCActtatttgaaataaataagTACAAAGGACAAAGATGATATCATCAAAAGCTAGAAGTAAATGCCACATGCGACCACTGACATCTCTAATGTTAGTGGTCACATGCCATAAGGAAACATGGTGATTTAAAGTAACTCAAACTTGCACCAAAAGCTTAGCCTTTAAGTCAATGGTCGTAGAAGAAGACAAAAAAAGTGTTAGAacttattttatcaggatcttaatTTATTAATCATGTATGTTTGATTGTCACATAATAATCTATCATCCTAAAATATGAAATACTCAAAATGATctatcaaataacacataagaGATTAGAAATCCTTATATTGGTTGCAGcataaataatatgactccttcagTTCAATTACTCAAAACCTTGATTCACGTTTGGTAACAGAGTATTGCCAAATAATAAACCTGAATTCTCCTTCCTTAACTTGAAAAGTAacaatttttcataatttttcataaaagtCTGAGTATCATCTTGAATAGTGTGGACTGATACTAAACTCATCTTTTGAACACATTTTGAGAGAGAAATAGGCATAGTGTTTTTTGAattagagaaagaagaagaagagagttaTTTTGACATAgaattagggttttctagcattATGAAGCTCTTTCTCATCATCCTCTTCATATAGCCTACTTAGGGTTACTTTTAGATGAGATggaccaaaataaaaataattgggCTTAAAATTAACCCTATGGCCAAATTCTACTTAAGGAAACCCATAAATTTGATTTTTCCACTTTATTGCAATTTAATGAAACAATGTGTCTTTTCCTATTTTATTACTTATctcttctaattatttaaaatctaattttaatataataataattatcaaataaaatataatttaaatacattTATTAAATAGACACACAAAGTgtactaattaacaaataaactcatatttctcttttcttctcaaaatGGCTCAAACTTGgtaaaaattctcaaataagaTATAGTCTACTCTCGAATTCTAATTGActtattaaatcaattaattgagtctgaAAGATGATATTATCCCAGACAATAtagggaccatgagcctatgtAACCAAGCTCCTAATAAG from Cannabis sativa cultivar Pink pepper isolate KNU-18-1 chromosome 2, ASM2916894v1, whole genome shotgun sequence encodes:
- the LOC115718677 gene encoding PH, RCC1 and FYVE domains-containing protein 1; translation: MSRTDRMASDLSRTGPVERDIEQAITALKKGACLLKYGRRGKPKFCPFRLSNDESVLIWFSGKEEKHLKLSHVSRIISGQRTPIFQRYPRPEKEYQSFSLIYNDRSLDLICKDKDEAEVWFSGLKALISRGHHRKWRNESRSDGIPSEANSPRTYTRRSSPLHSPFGSNDSLQKDGSDHLRLHSPYESPPKNGLDKALSDVIQFAVPPKGFFPSDSASASVHSLSSGGSDSVHGHMKAMQMDAFRVSLSSAVSSSSQGSGHDDGDALGDVFIWGEGTGDGVLGGGMHRVGNTFAGKMDSFLPKALESAVVLDVHHIACGGRHASLVTKQGEVFSWGEESGGRLGHGVDSDVFYPKLIDALSNTNIELVACGEYHTCAVTLSGDLYTWGDGTYNFGLLGHGNEVSHWMPKRVNGPLEGIHVSSISCGPWHTAVVTSAGQLFTFGDGTFGVLGHGDRMSVSLPREVESLKGLRTVRAACGVWHTAAVVEVMVGNSSSSNCSSGKLFTWGDGDKGRLGHGDKEARLVPTCVAALVEPNFCRVACGHSLTVALTTSGHVYTMGSPFCGQLGNPQADGKLPTRVEGKLSKSFVDEIACGAYHVAVLTSRTEVYTWGKGANGRLGHGDIDDRNSPTLVEALKDKQVRSIACGTNFTAAICLHKWVSGIDQSMCSGCRLPFNFKRKRHNCYNCGLVFCHSCSSKKSLKASMAPNPNKPYRVCDSCFNKLRKNIETDASSQSSVSRRGSINQGSNEFIDKDERLDSRSRTQLARFSSMESLKQVETRSSKKNKKLEFNSSRVSPIPNGSSQWGALNISKSFNPVFGSSKKFFSASVPGSRIVSRATSPISRRPSPPRSTTPTPTLGGLTSPKIVVDDAKRTNESLSQEVKKLRTQVESLTRKAQLQEVELERTTKLLKEARESAGEEAAKCKAAKEVIKSLTAQLKEMAEKLPVGASRNTKSPSLTSLGSDHVFSDISNPSVERLSGQILSQDSESNGTNVPLNCNGSTTNSNRSSGHNKQGHSDVASRNGSRTKDSESRNDNEWVEQDEAGVYITLTSLPGGAKDLKRVRFSRKRFSEKQAEQWWAENRTRVYEQYNVRTMDKSSVGVGSEDLAH